The genomic interval TTCTGTATCGCAACCCATTCATTGCGCGTCGAAACCGACGATTGCTGCGGACATCCTTCGTTCAGTCTGCACACGAAAATCTCAGACGACTTGCGACGATTGAGCGGCGCGTCAGTTCGCACGTTTGGATTTCTTTTCCGCCCGTTCGATCTCGGCTGCGAGTTCGCGAAGTTCATCCGCTGAAATCAGATGATCACCTGCCATCCCAATGAGCAGACTGGAAAGTGACCCTTCGCAGAAACGATCAATGACTTGCTGTACCGCTTGATTGGCCATATCGGACGGTTTGACCGAAGTCCGATAAATGAATGTCCGACCTTCTGTGGTGTGCTCCAGGAACCCTTTGGCTTCCATTCGCCGTAAGAGCGTTCTGATCGTCGAGTCTGTCAATGCGTGTTTCGCGTGCATCGCCTCACGCACCTGATCGGCACGCGCAGTTCCCAGCCGCCAGATCACGTCCATGACCTCTTCTTCCAGTGGACTGAGATCCCCGTTCACTCTTCCTCGCTTTGACATGATGGCTCCGCAGTGGGCTGAAGTGTTACGCAATGTAACGCTACGCAGTGTAACAGTCAAGTCGCCAAGTCAAGAACTGCGTTGCGAGGATTCATCGACGAACGGCACGTACCTGTCCCATCTGTGCGGCGACAATTCGATAATCGAAGACCCGACTGTCGAGGAGGCAACCGCCATGGCGCGACGTCGAAAATCGTTGTCACTGCCATCGGTCTTGGAGTTCTGGATTCCGCTCGTCTATTTGCTGATCGGGGTCATGGGGGCCGTGACCGCTGTGTTTGGATGGGGTATCGACAGTGACGAGGTCGTGTGGCTCGAATGCAGAATCACGGCACCGCCACTGTTGATCGGGGGCGCAATTCTGCTGCTATTTCTTTTGAGCGGTTTGATCAGGAGCGTGCGGACTCTTTTCGGTTTTCGGACAATCGCCCCTCGCGGTGGCACTCTGTCAGATCCAAGTGTTCGGAATCTAGATCAATCGCCGAGATCTGGTGCTGAGATAGAAAGGCCATGATCCGGAAAATGCCCAATCCGAAGTAAATTCACCAGTTCTTGCTTACTTCAGTTCCTTGGCGAGCTCGTAAGCAGGATGTTGTGTCGCGGTGGAGCTACCAATTTCCATGATCTCGTGGCGACCGTTGCGAGCGACCGATCCACCGAAGATTTGGAGTTTTGAAGCACTACTGGCGACGATTCCCGCGCGACCATTCTCAATCGCGGTGACGTTATCCAGTTCGACCTGATTGCAAAGTCCCTGCGCATGCAGGCCATCGAACCGAAAATGTTGCAGCGTGACATTGGTGATCAGCACGTTGTTGACGTGATGCAGCGAAATTCCCGTCTGCTCGGCCGAGAAGGCGAACGCCTGATCGCTGGGATAGGCTGGTTGATCTTGGCGAAAATAGACGCTTCCGCGCCACGAGACCCAATGCCCAGGGGGAAGTGCTGCCAGTGGATCTTGCTCACCATCCGCCAAGAATTCCGGCACCAGACGCCCGTTCCTCAAAATTTGATAATACCCTTTTCGGGTGAATGTCAGCTTCCATAGACTCGGTCCGACTTCTCGCCAACCATCGCGAGGAATCGAGCGAAGTCCACTGATTGTCGAGCCATTGCCCTGAATGACAAACGGGTGTGTATCAATTCCGCTGTGACGCGATCCGGTTAACGAGATCGATTCATAGTAGGGGGTGCCTGTGTTCTTCAGCACGATCACATCTGCACTTTTTGCCAGATCCAAGGCGCGCGAAATCGTCCTCACGGGGCCGGCCTTCGCCTGAGTGATGTCAGGGATCAAGCCGTCATTCAGATTCCGGCCGTGAAGGTTATCCACATAGATTTCTCGCGCCTCGGCAAGATTCAAGAGCGTAACGGTTCCGACGAGAAAGAGGATTCGACAGAAGGCAGACATGAGAGCTCCGCATCGAGACAGAAGACTTGTGAGTACAAACGAAATGAGCATGTCGCGGTACAGTCGACACCAGACGAGGTGCGACCAGAAGCGAGTTCAATCACGGAAAAAACGATCTGATGGAATGCAGAAGTGCTTGGCCCCGATTCTCATTGATCAATAAGAATCGGGAGCCTGTTTATCACCCGACTTCACCAAGATGGCTAGCGAATACCGCGAGCGGGAAGTCGGTTTTGCGGAAATTCCTTAATGACGATCAGTAACGATGCACACTGTATCAGGATGACCTCGCTGAATTGGTTGATTACAGTACGCCATACTTGGCGAAGGCTTCCGCCGCTTTGAGTCCCCCGCGAATCGAATCGCGAACGACATTCTCTGCGTGGACTTTGTCCCAGGCCCGGCGAATCGCCTCGTTCTCGACCGCTTGTGGAACGACGACGACGCCATCTTCATCAGCGAAGACCAAATCGCCAGGATGAAAGGCAACGCCATCGATCTCGACTGGAACATCGACATCAACGACGCGCTGACGATTGAAGCTGTCGTAGACACACGTCGTTCGTGCAAACACAGGGAAGCCAATTTCTCGAATCTTGCTGACGTCTCGAATCGCGCCGTCGATGACGGCACCGACGCAGCCGCGATTCAGCGCCGCTGTTGTCAGCAATTCACCCCAAATCCCCGATCGGACGGAACCACCAGCGGCCGCAATCAGAACATCGTCTGGCTGGCAATCGTCAACCGCCTGCAGTTCGAGTTCGTAGGGGCGGGGGTCAACGTGAGCCATGTCAACCCACAGCGTTGTCTTGCAGCGTCCGACGAGTAACTCTGAGGTTGTGAAGGGCTTCAATGACAATCGTGGTGACTGCTGCTTATAGCCCAACCCATCCAGGGCATCGCTGACGACGGCGCTGTACAGGGACTGACGCATCATCGCCAGGGTGATCGTCAAAGCCGGTGATTCAGACATGTGACTCCTTCAAGCTATTCGGGCGTAAACAACGTCAAATGGGCGGCTGATGGCGGAATTCAATGAGCCTGGCGGTTGCGATCAGAAGAATTCGAGAGGGCCGTAAAAGTCCTCTATCGAATCGGCTTCCAACTCGTCGCGAACATCCAAGGCAATCATCGGCTGGGGTCCACCAACAGACTGAACGTCCAATCAGTGAGGGCTCGTTCGATTTGGACGAACGGCCCGCAAGTCCTCAATGCTACCCCCATCGCCCGAACGAATCCAATCACTTTGATATGGTTGGCGAACAACTTTTGGCCAGACTTCGCACAGCCGAAAATCAAGGTGATCCTGCGATGGATTTCGGGGCAGGCACAATCGGGATCGACGCCGGAATCAGGCCAGTAGCTCTTTGACAATATTGGCCTTCGTCACATCGGCATCGGTCAAGCTGGCGTCGCGCCCTTCGTGATGATGCGTGAGCTGTCGATGATCGAGTCCCAGATTGTGCAGCAGCGTCGCGTGCAGGTCATGAACATTGACAACATCCGTGACGGATGCATATCCGAAATCATCGGTTGTGCCGTGGATGTGTCCCGCTTTGAAACCTCCACCGGCCAACCATAGCGAAAACGCTCGTCGATTGTGATCGCGTCCGTCGGTACCTTGGGAAATCGGCAAACGTCCAAATTCTCCGGTCCACATCACAATCGTATCGTCGAGCAATCCACGCTGCTTGAGATCCATCACGAGCGCGGCGCTTGGTTGGTCTGTGCGGGCACAGAGCTTCGTCAGGCTTTCCGCATTCTTGCTATGCGTGTCCCATGGTTGCCCGCTCATGAATATTTGAACAAATCGTACGCCTCGCTCGATCAGTCGGCGGGCCAGCAGACACCGCGTTCCATACTCCTCAGTGGCGGGATTCCCCAAACCATAAAGCTCGCGAGTTGCCTGTGTTTCCCCCGCAAGATCGAGTGCTTCAGGGACCGACATCTGCATGCGTGCCGCCGTTTCAAAGTTGGCGATGCGTGCGGCGAGTTCATGATTCTCGGGATGCCTCTGCAGATGCCTGCGATTCAGCTCGTCCAGCAGTTTGAGCTGATTTCGGCGCGCCCCCGCACCAATTCCGGTTGGGGTATGCAAGTTGAAGACGGGCGATGCACTGGATCGAAACGGTGTCCCCTGATAGACGGCCGGAAGGAACCCGGAGGACCAGTTCTTTTCTCCATCGACGGGAAGCCCACCCGGGTCCCCCAAGACCACGTACGCCGGAAGGTTTTCGTTGTTGGAGCCCAATGCGTACAGCACCCACGAACCCCAGGCGGGCATTCCCGCCAGGAACTTTCCTGTATGAATCAGTCGCAGTGCGGCTTCGTGATCGACGGACTCGGTCGACATCGAGCGTACCAGGCAAAGATCGTCGGCAATGCGTGCCGTGTAGGGAAGATGCTCGCACAAGTCCATGCCGCATTCGCCATGTTTGGCGAATGAAAACGGACTGCCAAGCACGTTGCCTTTCTGCTTGTCAAAGTGAACTTCAAGATCGCCCCCCGGATAGGGCTTACCGTGCCATTTTTGGAGTTCGGGTTTCGGATCGAACAGATCCATCTGGCTGGGGCCGCCGTGCTGGAACAAGCAGATCACCCGCTTGGCGCGCGCGGGCCGGCTTCGCGCCACTTCACCTGAATGAAATGACTCACCTTGCGCCTGCTGCGCGAGCAACTGCACAATGGCCAACCCGCCGATTCCGCCTGCATACTGCCCGAGAAACGCTCGTCGCGATTGTGGCTGCCAGATTGGAATGGAGTCGGTCACTGCAGATACCCCTCAAGCGTCTGTGAAGTTGATTCGCCCGCATCAAGTTCGCCGGGTTCGAGGTTCCGGCGAAGTGAGTCCACCATCCGACTTTCCATCATCTCGTCGCCAGCGTCACTCGGCAAGTGCTTCGAGCACCTCCCAACGCTCCAGGCTATTCATGAGTTCCTCTTCGATTTCACCACTGCGCTTGGTCGCGCTGGCGATCACCAGCTTGTCCTGTTGATAGAAGTCGGGAGATGCCATTTCATCGTGAAGCTTGCGTTGCTCGGTTTCCAGTGCATCAATCCGACGAGTCAGCGTCGCCAGTTCCTGCTGCTCCTTGAATGTCCGACGACGTGGGCCGTCATTCGATGTGGCGGGCTTACCGCTGGGTGACGAGACCTCTCTTGACTTGGATTCGGGGACAATCTCAATTTGACGTGCGCGTTGATCTAGCCAGTCATCGTAACCTCCCGCGTATTCACGGACGTGACCGTCGCCTTCGAACACCAGCGTATTCGTCACCACATTGTTCAAAAATGTTCGATCGTGGCTGACCAACAGCACGGTTCCCGGGTACTCGACAATCAAATCCTCCAAAAGATCGAGTGTTTCCGTGTCGAGGTCGTTCGTCGGTTCGTCGAGAACGAGGACATTCGAGGGTTTGGAGAACAGTCGGGCCAGCAACAATCGATTGCGTTCGCCACCGGACAAATAGCGTGCAGGGCCGCGTGAACGCTCGGGCGTGAACAGGAAGTCTTCAAGATAGCCGATAATGTGTCGCTGCTGACCATTGATCAGCAGTTGGTCTTTGCCTTCAGAGACATTGTCTTTGACGGACTTTTCTTCGTCCAATTGGGCCCGCAATTGGTCGAAGTAAGCCACTTCAAGATTGGTTCCGCGTTTGACTCGTCCTGATGTCGGATTCAGTTCACCCAGCAAAAGCCGAATCAGCGTTGTCTTGCCTGCGCCATTGGTCCCAATGATCCCGATTTTGTCACCACGCATGACTGTCGTGGTGAGTTGCCGGATGATCGTCCGGCCGCCAATCTCATAGGTCAGGTCCTTGGTGTCGACAACCAGTGCCCCTGATCGCTCGGCTTCTTGCAGTTCGACTTTGACGGTTCCGACCTTTTCGCGGCGCGCTTTGCGCTCTTCCCGCAGCTTTTTGAGCGCGCGCACGCGGCCTTCGTTTCGGACGCGGCGTGCTTTGACTCCACGACGAATCCAGGCTTCTTCCACGGCCAGTTTCTTGTCGAAGAGCGCCTGTTGCTGTTCTTCAGCCGCCAGCGCGGCCTCTTTACGTTCGAGAAACGTACCGTAGTCGCACGGCCAATCGAACAGTCGCCCGCGATCCAGTTCGATGATGCGATTCGCAAGCCGCTGCAGGAACATGCGATCGTGCGTCACGAACAAAAAGGTCCCACCGAACTTCATCAGGAACTCTTCAAGCCAGCGGATCGCATCGAGATCCAGATGGTTTGTTGGTTCGTCCAGAAGCAGGATATCGGGATCAGAGACGAGCGATTGTCCGAGCAGCACACGTCGCTTCATTCCCGAGGACAGGGTGTCAAATCGGGTCAAGGGATCAAGCTGCATCCGTTCCAGCATTTGCTCGATGCGATGTTCAAGCTGCCAACCGATGTCGTGATTCAGAGATTCTGCGGCTTTCTCAAGCGATTTCCGTTCCGCCTCGCTCAGGTCGGCTTCGGGATGATGCAGGTGATACTGCGCGGCAACTGCGATTCCTTCGGGGCCCAGTCCCGCGGCCACTTCGTCGAAGATTGTCCCCGTGCGGCCTGACGGAACTTCCTGAATCAGGCGGGCAACGCGGACTCCCGCTTGCCGATCGACCGTGCCGTGATCGGGCCGCAGTTCGCCCATCATCAGCTTCATCAATGTCGATTTTCCCGCACCATTTCGGCCAAGTAATCCGACACGTTCGCCGCGCTCAATGTGAAGTTCAACGCCTTCCAGAATCGGCGGCGAGCCGAACCCGAACGTGATATCTCGCAAACTCAGTAAGGCCATCCAATTCCCCGTGTTTTCAGATACGTCTGATGGCTCCGTCTCGTCTCAATCGACAATTGACGTTCAGCAGGCGAGTCAGAGCCGTATGGATCATCGCAGGCCGGGCAGCGGCGTGAAAGTGGGGCGTGGCAGAATCAGCAATTTCCGGCCAACTTTGCCCGTTTAAACGCGAGTTTCACCGAGTTGCCGGTCCCCTCGACGTCGCAGCATCGCGAGAAAGTCGTGATAATTGGGATCGACATGTTCTGAATTGATTGAAATCGGTGAACCGAATAGTCTCTGCAGAGTGAACCGCCTGTTGAAATCATGGGGAATGGCTCTGCCAAACTTCGAAAACACAGGGACTTCGTCGTGCCAAGGTGACTGTCCCACGGATTTCTGCAGACTGAAAAGCCCCACACACTGGAACCTGACGATGACCACACCGCCTTTCATTCGCCTGCATGCGGATGACAACATTGCAGTCGCTTCCCGCCATTCTCCTCTGGGAACGGCTTTTCAATTCAAGGGAACGGGCGAACTGTTTTCTCGCGAAGCGATCGACATGGGACACAAGATCTCGCTGCGGTCCATCGAAACGGGTCAGCCGATTAAGAAGTTTGGTCAGACAATCGGTTTTGCGTCACAACCGATTCCTCAAGGGGCTTGGGTTCACGTCCATAACGTGACAGCGGGCGAGTTGAGCCTCGACTACGCGTTTTGCTCGGAAATTCCCCCAGAGCCGACACCAATCCATGGCCGCACCTTTCAAGGTTACCGTCGGCCAAACGGTAAGTTCGGAACGCGAAATTACATTGGTATCGTTTCGACGGTGAACTGCTCGGCGACCACTTCCAAATATGCCGCAGACAAGTTCAATAACGAGATCCTGGCCGCATTTCCCAACGTCGATGGTGTTGTGCCTTTGATTCACAAGGGCGGTTGTGCGATCCAGTACGGCGGTGAAGATCATCAACAACTGACGCGAGTCTTGTCGAACGTGGCGCGGCACCCCAATATCGGGGCCTATATCGTCATTGGGCTGGGTTGCGAAACCGCTCAGGCGTCGTTCCTGATGGAAAACGGTGGACTGCTGCAACTTGGCAATTCTCCCTCACCGAATCAACCGCTCGTGATGAATATTCAAGAGCAAGGCGGCGTGGCGAAAACGGTGGCAAGAGCGGTCGATCAGATTCGCGAGATGCTTCCGGAAGTCAACAAGGCGCAGCGAGAACCAATTCCCCTCGCGGAACTGATGCTGGGACTTGAGTGCGGTGGCAGCGACGGAAACAGCGGCACGACGGCCAATCCCGCCTTGGGATACTGCAGCGACATGCTGGTCGCACACGGTGGCACGTCGGTCCTGAGTGAAACCCCCGAAATCTACGGTGGCGAGCATTTGTTGACACGTCGGTCTGTCACAAAGGAAGTGGGCGAAGCCCTTTTGGAACGGATTCGCTGGTGGATCGACTATACCGCCCTGTTTGGACAACGAATCGACATCAATCCGTCCGTAGGCAACAAGAAGGGCGGGTTGACGACGATCTACGAAAAATCGCTGGGCGCCATTGCCAAGGGGGGCACCTCGGCCCTTCGCGGCGTTTATAAGTATGGTGAAGCGATCAACCAGAAGGGGTTCGTGATCATGGATACGCCGGGGTACGATCCGGCGTCGGTCACGGGGCTGGTCGCGGGCGGAACGCATGTCGTTTGCTTCACGACGGGACGTGGAAGTTGCTTTGGCTGTAAGCCCGTTCCGACGATCAAGATTGCCACGAACAGCCCGATGTACAACCGGATGGTCGACGATATGGACATCAACGCTGGGACGATTCTGGAGGGGGCGTCACTGGAAGACGTTGGAAAAGAAATCTTCGAAGAGGTAATTGCTGTCGCCAGTGGCAAAAAGACCAAAAGCGAACTACAGGGGATCGGCGATGAAGAGTTTCATCCGTGGACATACGGTCCCACGACGTGACCTGAGTCGGATCAATTCAGCACGATGCGATTCCGTGTCAGGAGTGGCGTCGTGCTGATCGTTTTTCTTTCGTGATCTGACAGAACATATCGCCGCCATCGCCTTGCGCGAAAGAGTCTTATGAAGTTCCTGCATGCCGCTGACATTCATCTCGATAGCCCATTATTGGGGCTGGAGCGATATGAAGGTGCGCCGGTCGAACTCATTCGCGGTGCGACACGACGCGCTCTTGAAAATCTCGTTGCGCTGGCCATGCGCGAGCGAGTTGATGTCGTCGTGATTGCTGGTGATCTCTACGACGGCAGTTGGCGCGATTTCAATACGGGGATGTTCTTCGTCCGACAGATGGCCAAGCTGCGCGATGCTGGAATCCGCGTCTATTTGATCGCGGGAAATCACGATGCCGCCAGTATGATGACCAAAAAGCTAAGGCTTCCGGTGAATCCAGAAGGTGACAGTCTGATGCTGTCGCACGAGCAACCCGAAACGCGACACATTCCGGACCTTGGGCTTGCCGTTCATGGACGCAGTTTCGCGAATGCCGCGGAACTGAAGAACATGGTCCCCGACTATCCCGGCCCGATTCCTCACAGTTTCAATCTTGGTCTGTTGCACACCAGCCTGAATGGCTCGGACGAGCACGACACGTATGCCCCGTGCACGCCTGCCGATCTACGAGCGAAGGGGTATGACTATTGGGCGCTGGGGCATATCCACAAGCGGTCGTCAATTCCCGAGGATGCCATGTCGACGACAGCGGCACCCGCGCTGTATTCGGGAAACATCCAGGGCAGGCATATCCGCGAATCAGGATCTCGAGGCTGCTTGCTTGCGACCGTCAACGAGCAGGGGCGGGTCAATCTCACGTTTCACCCTCTCGATGTGTTCCGGTGGGAAGTGTGCTCGGTCTCATGCTCGGACGCCGAAGATTCGGAAGAAATCCTCTCGCGTGTAAGGACCGAACTTCATCGTGTCCTCCAGCTCCATGGTGAGCTCCCTCTCGGAGTGCGTGTGTCCTTGGAAGGCCGCACTCGGGCCCATCAGGAGGTCTGCAGTCACCGCGAGGCGATCACAGCCGAAATTCGCACGCTTGGCGCCATAGAATCCGATGGACGCGTCTGGGTTGAACAGGTGAAATTCCATACCAGCTACCCCCAAGCCCAACACCTTTCGCTGGAGGATCATGGGCCACTTGCAGAACTGGTTCGCTATCTTGACGAGCTGCCCGAGAATTCCGCAGCCCTTCAACAACTGGCCGACGAACTGAAAGATCTGGCTCGCAAATTACCTGGTGAACTGACGCAGTCCGCCGAGGGATTGCGATTAGACCAGCCTGACTGGATTCGAAGCCTGATCCCTGATCTCAAGCCGATGCTCTTGGATCGGCTGAAGGGCGAAAGTTGACATCGCCTTTTTTGGAACGGAACGCCATCATCATGGTGATCGACCGCAAAGACCGTACGATATTCGGGTGCAAGATCTCGCGACCCGCAGACCAGCACTCGAGTTTAGGGGAGCCACTTAGCCGATGAACCGAATTTCTTTTTTGATGCCGCTCGTTCTAACTGTGGTCGCTTTCGGCTGCGGAAAGCCCAGTTCAGAGAACCTTCCTGTCACGGCCGAGCACGCCGCGAAATCAACAGCCAACGTCAGCACTCCAGTTGTCACTCCAACGGCCTCGGCTGACAAATGGGCGAGCGACGAACAACCCGCAAAGGCTCCGGCGGAAGGATCGGCGGCTGAGGCATTCCTGAAGACGCTCGCGGCCTTTCAGGCCGGTCGAATTGACACGGTGTATGACGGACTGCCTGCCGCATATCAAGCCGATGTCGAGAATCTCGTTCGCCTGTTCGCCGAAAAAATGGACCCGGAACTATGGTCCAAAGCATTCGGCTTGCTCGCGAAAACCGCGACCGTCATGCGCGACAAGAAAGCGATGATCTTCAGTATGGACCTGATGAAAATCGTACCGCAGGCGGATTCATTGAAAGAGAATTGGGAATCCATCGTGGCAGGAATTCATACGGTCGCGGCCAGCGAGGTCGCAGATTTGAAGTCGCTCAAGCTGGCTGATCTGAAGTATCTTCTGTCAGCAGGCAGTGATCTGCTTCAAGGATTTCCATTGCCCCGATTCGACGATGTGACTGTCACCACGGTCAATTCGGATGGTGAGACGGAAACGATTTTGTACCGCGAAGCAAAAGGAAGCGAACCCAAAGAGGTGAAGTTTGTCAAAGTCGATGGGAAGTGGCTTCCCAAATCGATCGCCACGAGCTGGTCTTCCAGCATTGACGATCTCAAAACACGTTTGTCGACGTTCCCTGACCGGATCAAGCAAGTGAAGCCCGATGCTCTAAAACAACTCGATTCGATCGACGCAATGCTCGGGCGAATGCAAGGTGCGATGAATCGCGATGAATTCACTGGATACTTGATGCCGCTGATTTTTACCCTCCGATTTGCAAGTCAAATGGCGACAGAGCAATGGAAGGAAGAGTCCGCTCGATCACGCACGGACGGAGCCGTACGTGTCGAAATCAGTCGATCTCTGAGCGATGAGCAGCAGACCGAGCTGAAAGACGCGATTGTGGCGTCGCTCGGAATCACCGAAGTTGACTATGAAATGATCGCCAACGACGGAAAGACACGTTGTCGTTTTTCTCCCGTTGCTGATGGTGCGACGCTGGTCAGCGTGATTGAAAAGCAGTTCGATGGGGCAAGCGTTCGTTGGAATGCTGAAACCAAAACGATTCAAGTGGAATTGAAGTAGACCTTATGCCGCCAAGCCTCGTTCGGCCTAAACGCCGATATCTCGTTCGCTTCAATCCGAAGCGCGTGCCTCATCTCTTCACCGATGTGTTGATTATCGGTGCCGGTATCAGCGGAATTCGTGCCGCGTTGGCCATTGATCCGCGGCTGAACGTGGTCCTTGCCACCAAAGATGTTCTCAAAGAATCGAACAGCGCCTATGCGCAGGGCGGAATCGCGGGGGTTTTCGATCCCGTGGACCATTTCGCCAATCATGTGGCGGACACGCTGGCCGCGGGGAAGGGGCTTTGCGATCGGGACATCGTCGAGATGGTGGTCCGGGAGGCACCCCAGCGAATCGGCGAACTGATGACGATGGGGGCTCACTTTGATCGGGCCGATGGCGAAATTGCGCTGACGCAGGAAGGTGGGCACAGCCACCGTCGTGTGGTGCATGCGCTGGGCGATGCGACTGGCAAGGAAGTGATGCGCGCGTTGATCGAACGCGTTCGTGGATTGCCCCAGATCGATGTTTGGGAAAGAACCTTTACGATCGATTTGCTGACTCATGAAGGAGAATGCCGCGGGGCACTCGTTTGGAACGCCAGCCACGGAAAGACATTCGTCTGGGCCAAGCAGACGATCCTGGCCACCGGCGGGGCGGGGCGTCTGTATCGCGAGACCACAAATCCCGAAATTGCCACCGCCGATGGACATGCCATGGCGTTTCGCGCCGGGTGTGAACTGCGGGACATGGAGTTCATGCAGTTTCATCCCACCGTGCTCTACATCGCCGGTTCCTCGCGCCACTTGATTTCGGAAGCGGCGCGTGGTGAGGGCGGTCTGCTGCGCGACTGCCTTGGACATCGATTCATGCCAGACTATGACCCCGCGGCGGAACTTGCGCCTCGTGACATCGTCAGCCGCTCGATCACGCGTCAGATGGAAAAGACCCGGCACCACTGCGTATATCTCGATTTGACGCATCTGCCCAAGTCATTGGTCATGGAGCGATTTCCGCACATTCGCCAGGTCTGTGCCCAATTTGGTCTCGACCTGATGCGCGATCTGATTCCCGTCCGTCCCGGGGCTCACTACATGATCGGCGGCGTGACGATCGACAAAGACGCACAGACGTCCGTTCCGCGTCTGTGGGCTGCTGGCGAAGTCACTTCCAGCGGCCTACATGGGGCGAATCGCCTGGCAAGCAACAGTCTGCTTGAAGGATTGGTGTTCGGCCTGCGTGCCGGGAGGAACGCCTCGGCCGCGGCCTGTGGCGAAGCGGATCAATTCACCGCATTGCCGCTTCAGCGCGAAGGGGCAATTTCCGGCATCAATGACCCCAGCCCCACAGAGGGAACAGTGCCACTTGAGGACAGTTCCCTGAAGCTGGATGACCTGTTGAACTCTCTCAACAGTGAGATGTGGCGTAAGGTCGGCATCGAGCGCAATGCGTTCGATCTTGAGTCTGCTCGACAACAGATTGAATTCTGGGACCGCTACGTCGGCCCGTTTGAATTCTCGACGACGAAGGGTTGGGAATTGCAGAATCTCTTGCTGGTCGCACGGCTGATGATTACTGCCGCGATTGGGCGAAATGAGAGCCGTGGGACACACGCACGCAGTGATTTCCCTCAAACGGACCCCGCTCAGGCCAACCATGCCTCACTGATCAATCCCAGCTAGTCGTCGGCGACTTTCCGAGCACGCCTGAATGGCCTCGCTTCCGACGAACAAATACGGATGCGGATCTCGATGGCGCTGTCCACGGTGACGAATCTGATCTTGGCTGCTGAGATCCGCTCCGCAGCGGAATCGAACAGCAGACGCTAGTCGATTCCGTTTTGAAAGCGGAGGAGGAGGAGCTGAAGGCGGCGGCGGGCTGAGCAACCGATTGAGGAAGTGGCCGCCGCCCATTTGGTGATACAGGCAATCGTCAATTCGCTCCGGGAAACGGAGTTCGCGACGCGTAAACATGATGGTTTTCGTCTGTCCGAACGTGCATTCCAGCGGCTTTGAGGGTGGTTGCCACTCGTTCCGCGGTTCGTACGCCATCTCGAATATGGTAAGCGGCGATGACCGCATAATCGACGTGATCCAGCAGCTCTTTCGCGCCGACCAGTGCTTCGAGCTCAGCACCTTCGATGTCCATTTTCAAAAAGTTGACGCGTTTCTGGCCCAACCGCTTCCACATGGCGTCAAGTGTCTCAGCTCGCACCACCAATGTTTGCTTGGATTCGTCTGCCAAAGCTTGGCC from Schlesneria paludicola DSM 18645 carries:
- a CDS encoding BlaI/MecI/CopY family transcriptional regulator, with protein sequence MSKRGRVNGDLSPLEEEVMDVIWRLGTARADQVREAMHAKHALTDSTIRTLLRRMEAKGFLEHTTEGRTFIYRTSVKPSDMANQAVQQVIDRFCEGSLSSLLIGMAGDHLISADELRELAAEIERAEKKSKRAN
- a CDS encoding right-handed parallel beta-helix repeat-containing protein — its product is MSAFCRILFLVGTVTLLNLAEAREIYVDNLHGRNLNDGLIPDITQAKAGPVRTISRALDLAKSADVIVLKNTGTPYYESISLTGSRHSGIDTHPFVIQGNGSTISGLRSIPRDGWREVGPSLWKLTFTRKGYYQILRNGRLVPEFLADGEQDPLAALPPGHWVSWRGSVYFRQDQPAYPSDQAFAFSAEQTGISLHHVNNVLITNVTLQHFRFDGLHAQGLCNQVELDNVTAIENGRAGIVASSASKLQIFGGSVARNGRHEIMEIGSSTATQHPAYELAKELK
- a CDS encoding RraA family protein; this encodes MSESPALTITLAMMRQSLYSAVVSDALDGLGYKQQSPRLSLKPFTTSELLVGRCKTTLWVDMAHVDPRPYELELQAVDDCQPDDVLIAAAGGSVRSGIWGELLTTAALNRGCVGAVIDGAIRDVSKIREIGFPVFARTTCVYDSFNRQRVVDVDVPVEIDGVAFHPGDLVFADEDGVVVVPQAVENEAIRRAWDKVHAENVVRDSIRGGLKAAEAFAKYGVL
- a CDS encoding DUF1501 domain-containing protein translates to MTDSIPIWQPQSRRAFLGQYAGGIGGLAIVQLLAQQAQGESFHSGEVARSRPARAKRVICLFQHGGPSQMDLFDPKPELQKWHGKPYPGGDLEVHFDKQKGNVLGSPFSFAKHGECGMDLCEHLPYTARIADDLCLVRSMSTESVDHEAALRLIHTGKFLAGMPAWGSWVLYALGSNNENLPAYVVLGDPGGLPVDGEKNWSSGFLPAVYQGTPFRSSASPVFNLHTPTGIGAGARRNQLKLLDELNRRHLQRHPENHELAARIANFETAARMQMSVPEALDLAGETQATRELYGLGNPATEEYGTRCLLARRLIERGVRFVQIFMSGQPWDTHSKNAESLTKLCARTDQPSAALVMDLKQRGLLDDTIVMWTGEFGRLPISQGTDGRDHNRRAFSLWLAGGGFKAGHIHGTTDDFGYASVTDVVNVHDLHATLLHNLGLDHRQLTHHHEGRDASLTDADVTKANIVKELLA
- a CDS encoding ATP-binding cassette domain-containing protein, producing MALLSLRDITFGFGSPPILEGVELHIERGERVGLLGRNGAGKSTLMKLMMGELRPDHGTVDRQAGVRVARLIQEVPSGRTGTIFDEVAAGLGPEGIAVAAQYHLHHPEADLSEAERKSLEKAAESLNHDIGWQLEHRIEQMLERMQLDPLTRFDTLSSGMKRRVLLGQSLVSDPDILLLDEPTNHLDLDAIRWLEEFLMKFGGTFLFVTHDRMFLQRLANRIIELDRGRLFDWPCDYGTFLERKEAALAAEEQQQALFDKKLAVEEAWIRRGVKARRVRNEGRVRALKKLREERKARREKVGTVKVELQEAERSGALVVDTKDLTYEIGGRTIIRQLTTTVMRGDKIGIIGTNGAGKTTLIRLLLGELNPTSGRVKRGTNLEVAYFDQLRAQLDEEKSVKDNVSEGKDQLLINGQQRHIIGYLEDFLFTPERSRGPARYLSGGERNRLLLARLFSKPSNVLVLDEPTNDLDTETLDLLEDLIVEYPGTVLLVSHDRTFLNNVVTNTLVFEGDGHVREYAGGYDDWLDQRARQIEIVPESKSREVSSPSGKPATSNDGPRRRTFKEQQELATLTRRIDALETEQRKLHDEMASPDFYQQDKLVIASATKRSGEIEEELMNSLERWEVLEALAE